The window CGTGTCGCCGCGCTGCAGGATGGCCGTCCAGTTCCGGGCACTCTGCTCCACGTCCATCCGGGCCAGGAACTCGGCGGGCATGTGACCGGCGTAGGCCTCACGCCAGGCGCCGATGTGGACGACGGCGATCGCGTGCGCGTCGGCGACCGTCGCGCGCCGCACGGTCACCGCGGCCGGGGCGGTCACTTGGCGATGGGCGCGTACGCGGCGCCCGTCGCGGCGAGGAGGTCGGCGGGTGCGAGCTCGATGTCGAAGCCCCGCTTTCCGCCCGAGACGAAGACGGTGTCGAAGAGCTGAGCCGTCTCGTCCACCACGGTGACGTGCCGGGTCTTCTGGCCGATCGGGCTGATGCCGCCGACGACGTAGCCGGTGCGGCGCTCCGCGACGGCCGGGTCCGCCATGGACGCACGCTTCGCGCCGACGGATGCCGCGAGCGCCTTGAGGTCGAGCATCCCGGTGACCGGCACGACGCCGACCACGAGCCCGAGGTCCGTGTCGGCGAGCAGCGTCTTGAAGACCCGGTCCGGCTCGACGCCCAGCGCCTCGGCGGCCTCCAGGCCGAATGACGGCGCCGCCGGGTCGTGCTCGTACGGATGCGCGGTGAACGGGATGCCCGCCGCGGTCAGCGCGACCGTCGCCGGGGTTCCCGCCGCCGCTTTCGGCCGCGCCATCAGACCGTCGCCTCCGGCTCCTCCACCCGCGGGCCGTTCGCCCGGTAGAGCTGCATCGACGTGCCGCCGACCAGCCGTGTGGTGCCGGGGGCGAACTCGGTCGGCTCCTCCGTGATCGGGACCTCGGTGGCCGAATCCCACAGCAGCTGATACGAGGTGACGCCGGGCGCCAGGGGCAGCGACACCTCCACGTCGTCCTCCACGCCGTGCACGATGAGCAGGATGCGGTTGAACTCCTCGGTGACCGGGGTCGACGCCGCGAGGTACTGCAGGGTGCGGTTCTCGGGCGAGTTCCAGTCCTCGTCGTCCATCCGCTGACCGGTGGCGTCGTACCAGTCCATGTGGCTGGCGTTCGGCGTGGTCTGGCCGGAGACCGCGTAGCGGACGGGGCGCAGGGCCGGGTTCTCGCGTCGCAGCTGCAGCAGCCGCTTCGTGGTCTCGTGCAACTCCCGCTGCTCCCGCGTGCGCAGCCAGCTCAGCCAGGTCAGCTCGCTGTCCTGGCAGTAGGCGTTGTTGTTGCCGCGCTGGCTGCGCCCGTACTCGTCGCCTGCGGTGATCATCGGCACACCGGCCGAGAGCAGCAGGGTCCCCATCAGGTTCCGGATGGCCTTGGCGCGCGCCAGCAGGATGCCCTCGTCGTGCGTCGGACCCTCCACCCCGTGGTTGAAGGACCGGTTGTTGTCGGTGCCGTCCCGGTTGCCTTCCCCGTTGCCGAGGTTGTGCTTGACGTCGTAGGCGGTGAGGTCGGCCATCGTGAAGCCGTCGTGCGCGGTCACGAAGTTGACGGAGGCGAGCGGGCCGCGGTCCGGCGAGAACGTGTTCGACGACCCGGCGAGCCGGGTCGCGAATCCGCCGATGCCGACCGGCGCCTGCCCGTTGCGGCGCGCCTCGGCGATGTCGGCCAGCCAGAAGTTGCGGACGCGGTCGCGGTAGCGGTCGTTCCATTCGGACCATCCGGCGTGGTCGCCGGTCGGGCCCGGGAAGTTGCCGGTCTGCCAGCCGCCGAGCCCCACATCCCACGGCTCGGCGATCAGCTTGACGCCCTGCAGCGCCGGGTCCGACTGCGCGGCGACGAGCAGGGGATGGTCGCGGTGGAACGAGGCGTCGGTCCCGCGGCCCAGCGTCGCGGCGAGGTCGAACCGGAACCCGTCGATCTGCATCTCGTTCGCCCAGTAGCGCAGCGAGTCGAGCACGAGCCGCTGGGGGACCGGGTTCCCGAAGTCGACGGTGTTGCCGCATCCGGTCACGTCGATGTACGCCCCGGTGTCGTCGTGCCGGTAGTAGGTCGCGTTGTCGATGCCGCGGAAGCTGGTGCGCGGACCCTCCATGCCCTCCTCGGCCGTGTGGTTGTAGACGACGTCGAGGATCACCTCGATCCCCGCGAGGTGCAGCAGCTTCACCATGCCCTTGAACTCGGCGAGCACCGCCTCGGGCCCGGCGGCCTGCGCGGCGCGCGAGGCGTAGGGGATGTGCGGGGTGAAGAAGTTGAGGGTGTTGTAGCCCCAGTAGTTGGTGAGCCCCTCCTGGATGAGACGCTGCTCGGACACGAACGCGTGCACCGGGAGCAGCTCGACGGCGGTGACGCCCAGCTCCTTGAGGTAGCGAATCGTGGACTCGTGGGCCAGCCCGGCATAACTGCCGCGCAGCTCCTCCGGGATGTCGGGGTTCAGCTTGCTGATGCCCTTGACGTGCGCCTCGTAGATCACGGTCCGGTCGAGCTCCGTGCCGGGCTTGCGCGCCTCGCCCCAGTCGAAGCCGTCGGCGACGACGACCGAGCGCCAGCCGTCCGAGCCGACACGCACGAGACCGCGCGCGTACGGGTCGATGAGCAGAGCCTCCGGGTCGAACGAGTTCGCGGGCGCGTTCGGGCCCGACACACGCAAGGCGTAGCGGGTGCCGACCGTCAGCGACCGCGAGCGGCCCACCCACACGCCGTTCGCATCCCGGGTCATCGGGACCGCCTTGACCATCCAGTTCGGGTCGGCCGCGTCGAAGAGGCACAGCTCCATCGCATCGGCACTGGCGGAGAAGACCCGGAGCTCACCCCCGTGCGGCCCGACACGGACGCCCAGGTTGCGCAGGGGATCGGTCGAGGTCATGCGATCTAGAGTAGTGACACACGCTCGGACTCAGCTTCGGAGGACACCGTGCCGGTCTACCTGGACCACGCCGCCACCACGCCGATGCGCCCGGAGGCGATCGCCGCCTACACCGAGGCCATGGGCGTCGTCGGCAACCCCTCCAGCATCCACAGCCAGGGGCAGCAGGCGCGGCGGATGCTCGAGGAGGCGCGCGAGCGGGTCGCGGAGACGCTCGGGGCCGACCCGATCGAGGTCGTCTTCACCTCGGGCGGCACCGAGGCGATCAACCTCGCGGTCAAGGGGATGTTCTGGGCGCGCAACGACGGCGTGTCGCGCCCGCGCATCCTCGTCCCGGGCGGCGAGCACCACGCCACAGTGGACACGGTGGAGTGGCTGGAGCGCGCGGAAGGGGCGCAGGCGTCCTGGCTGACGCTCGACGCGGACGGGCGCATCGTCGTGCCGGGTCACGTGCCGGCGGACGCGGCGCTGCTGACGTTCCTCTCGGTCAACAACGAGGTCGGGACGGTTCAGCCCGTCGAGGCGCTCGCCGCGGTGGCGCGGGATGCGGGCGTCCCGGTGCACGTCGACGCGGTCGCCGCCTACGGGCACCTGCCGATCGACTTCGCGGGCATGGGGGTGGATGCGCTGAGCGTCTCGGCCCACAAGATCGGCGGACCGGTCGGTATCGGCGCGCTCGTGCTGAGCCGTACATCCACCGTGGTTCCGCTCATCCACGGCGGCGGGCAGCAGCGCCAGGTGCGCAGCGGGACGCAGGACGTGGCGGCCGCGGTGGCGTTCGCCGTCGCGGCGCAGGCGGCGGCCGCGGAGCTGTCCGTCGAGACCGCGCGGGTGTCCGCGTTGCGCGACCGGCTGATCCGCGGCGTGCGCGCAGCGGTGCCGGAAGCGGTGCTGTCCGGGCCGGAGCCGGGGCCGGAACGTGTGGCGGGGAACGCGCACTTCGTGTTCCCGGGCGCGCAGGGCGATTCGCTGCTGTTCCTGCTCGACATGGCGGGTGTTTCGGTCTCCACGGGGTCGGCCTGCCAGGCGGGCATCCCGGAGCCGTCGCACGTGCTGCTCGCGATGGGCCGCGGCGAGGACGAGGCGCGCGGGGCACTGCGGTTCACGCTGGGCCGGACCTCCACCGAGGCCGACGTGGATGCGCTGCTCGCGGCGCTCCCCGCCGCCTACGAGCAAGCGTCGCGCGCCGGCCTCGCCGAGCGCGCGCCGCGCCTGGGGCGCTAGCGCCCGCACATTCGGCACGAATGTCGCCTTCGGCGCGTCCTGAGTCTGCATTCGGCACGAATGTCGTGGGAGACGGTGGGCGGACATTCGGCACGAATGTCGCCTTCCGCGCGCGCTGAGCCTGCATTCGGCACGAATGTAGGGGCCGCGGAGCGTGCCGCGAGCGCCGGGTAGAATCGCGGGGTGAAGGTTCTGGCGGCGATGAGCGGGGGAGTGGACTCCGCGGTGGCGGCGGCGCGCGCCGTCGAGGCGGGGCACGACGTCGTCGGCGTGCACCTGGCGCTCTCGCGCATGCCGGGGACGCTGCGCACCGGCAGCCGCGGCTGCTGCACGATCGAGGACTCGATGGATGCGCAGCGCGCGGCGAACATCATC is drawn from Leifsonia shinshuensis and contains these coding sequences:
- the ybaK gene encoding Cys-tRNA(Pro) deacylase, which encodes MARPKAAAGTPATVALTAAGIPFTAHPYEHDPAAPSFGLEAAEALGVEPDRVFKTLLADTDLGLVVGVVPVTGMLDLKALAASVGAKRASMADPAVAERRTGYVVGGISPIGQKTRHVTVVDETAQLFDTVFVSGGKRGFDIELAPADLLAATGAAYAPIAK
- the glgX gene encoding glycogen debranching protein GlgX; this encodes MTSTDPLRNLGVRVGPHGGELRVFSASADAMELCLFDAADPNWMVKAVPMTRDANGVWVGRSRSLTVGTRYALRVSGPNAPANSFDPEALLIDPYARGLVRVGSDGWRSVVVADGFDWGEARKPGTELDRTVIYEAHVKGISKLNPDIPEELRGSYAGLAHESTIRYLKELGVTAVELLPVHAFVSEQRLIQEGLTNYWGYNTLNFFTPHIPYASRAAQAAGPEAVLAEFKGMVKLLHLAGIEVILDVVYNHTAEEGMEGPRTSFRGIDNATYYRHDDTGAYIDVTGCGNTVDFGNPVPQRLVLDSLRYWANEMQIDGFRFDLAATLGRGTDASFHRDHPLLVAAQSDPALQGVKLIAEPWDVGLGGWQTGNFPGPTGDHAGWSEWNDRYRDRVRNFWLADIAEARRNGQAPVGIGGFATRLAGSSNTFSPDRGPLASVNFVTAHDGFTMADLTAYDVKHNLGNGEGNRDGTDNNRSFNHGVEGPTHDEGILLARAKAIRNLMGTLLLSAGVPMITAGDEYGRSQRGNNNAYCQDSELTWLSWLRTREQRELHETTKRLLQLRRENPALRPVRYAVSGQTTPNASHMDWYDATGQRMDDEDWNSPENRTLQYLAASTPVTEEFNRILLIVHGVEDDVEVSLPLAPGVTSYQLLWDSATEVPITEEPTEFAPGTTRLVGGTSMQLYRANGPRVEEPEATV
- a CDS encoding cysteine desulfurase family protein, whose product is MPVYLDHAATTPMRPEAIAAYTEAMGVVGNPSSIHSQGQQARRMLEEARERVAETLGADPIEVVFTSGGTEAINLAVKGMFWARNDGVSRPRILVPGGEHHATVDTVEWLERAEGAQASWLTLDADGRIVVPGHVPADAALLTFLSVNNEVGTVQPVEALAAVARDAGVPVHVDAVAAYGHLPIDFAGMGVDALSVSAHKIGGPVGIGALVLSRTSTVVPLIHGGGQQRQVRSGTQDVAAAVAFAVAAQAAAAELSVETARVSALRDRLIRGVRAAVPEAVLSGPEPGPERVAGNAHFVFPGAQGDSLLFLLDMAGVSVSTGSACQAGIPEPSHVLLAMGRGEDEARGALRFTLGRTSTEADVDALLAALPAAYEQASRAGLAERAPRLGR